One Leptospira wolbachii serovar Codice str. CDC genomic region harbors:
- the rsmI gene encoding 16S rRNA (cytidine(1402)-2'-O)-methyltransferase, which produces MNRLYLVSNSIGNDADIPPRTKTLLEEADWILGEEQRTTSTFLKKLGISKPFDLVNEHSSRKDMDEIAMKLATTKRTCLISDSGSPGLEDPGKWLVPLAWEMGVEVRSAPGPTALIAALTSSGFATSPFLFLGFLPREEKERERSLKQYIGLGITIAFYETAYRAKHCLETLAKILPGDRQVFLALGISMASETSFRGSAKEVHKNFPQGLKLPPVFVIEEKKERSKR; this is translated from the coding sequence ATGAACCGACTTTATTTAGTATCCAATTCCATTGGAAACGATGCCGACATCCCACCGCGCACCAAAACCTTGTTAGAGGAAGCCGACTGGATCCTGGGAGAAGAACAAAGAACTACTTCTACTTTTTTAAAGAAATTAGGAATCTCAAAACCCTTTGATCTTGTGAACGAACATTCCTCGCGTAAAGATATGGATGAAATTGCAATGAAGCTGGCGACCACCAAACGGACCTGCCTCATCTCTGATTCGGGAAGCCCGGGGCTCGAAGATCCAGGCAAATGGCTTGTCCCTCTCGCTTGGGAAATGGGTGTCGAAGTTCGCTCGGCACCTGGGCCCACAGCCCTAATCGCAGCCCTCACTAGTTCTGGGTTTGCCACCTCTCCCTTTCTCTTTTTGGGATTTTTGCCCAGAGAGGAAAAGGAAAGAGAACGAAGCCTGAAACAATACATTGGTCTTGGCATTACCATTGCCTTCTACGAAACAGCATACCGTGCCAAACACTGCCTGGAAACCCTGGCAAAAATCCTTCCCGGAGACCGCCAAGTTTTCCTCGCCCTTGGAATCTCCATGGCAAGTGAAACGAGCTTTCGCGGTTCGGCCAAAGAGGTTCACAAAAATTTCCCACAAGGCCTAAAACTCCCACCTGTCTTTGTCATTGAAGAGAAAAAAGAAAGGTCGAAACGTTAG
- a CDS encoding helix-turn-helix domain-containing protein produces MVSKVEQPTDGIEQLISESGDYITDVVKENLKLIRHTKGFSLDKLANRCGVSRAMLSQIEQGKSVPTISVLWKIANGLNVPFSELLKEKNQDGIHVLKVENSKVLYSNSKVFASRALFPFLGNRKTEFYELMLKPGGHEVAEPHKTGTTENLVVVSGKLRLRVGEKVVELEPKDSVFFKADVSHEYSNPTDQETLMYLVMDYTDEIG; encoded by the coding sequence ATGGTAAGTAAAGTAGAGCAACCGACTGACGGAATTGAACAATTGATTTCAGAATCTGGCGATTATATAACAGATGTCGTCAAAGAAAATCTGAAACTCATCCGTCATACGAAAGGTTTTTCTTTGGACAAACTCGCAAACCGATGTGGTGTGAGCCGAGCGATGTTGTCGCAAATCGAACAAGGGAAGTCCGTTCCGACGATTTCTGTTTTGTGGAAAATTGCAAACGGACTCAATGTTCCCTTTTCCGAACTCCTCAAAGAAAAAAACCAAGATGGAATCCATGTCCTCAAAGTAGAAAACTCAAAAGTTCTCTATTCCAATTCCAAAGTCTTTGCAAGCCGTGCGCTTTTTCCTTTTCTTGGAAACCGCAAAACAGAGTTTTATGAACTTATGTTAAAACCTGGTGGACATGAAGTTGCCGAACCACACAAAACAGGAACTACTGAAAACTTAGTTGTTGTTTCCGGCAAACTGCGGTTACGTGTTGGTGAAAAAGTTGTAGAACTAGAACCAAAAGATTCTGTATTTTTTAAAGCCGATGTTTCGCATGAGTATTCCAATCCAACAGACCAAGAAACGCTGATGTATCTTGTTATGGATTATACGGACGAAATAGGTTAA
- a CDS encoding 50S ribosomal protein L11 methyltransferase has translation MEYRELKVNLPKELSDSFYELLDSLQCVGYYEILFDGEAPKEKDQGLIRDNTNIRIYLQTDEIDKELKILIFLKIHAPNNSNAESRNIETRDYEEAYKEYYKPFPIGKKLWVIPTWEKNEPETIKLWQPNGGIPLFINPGVAFGTGHHETTKLILEHLDELYDLGEFPFLSACDVGTGSGILSIGLAKFGVSKIFALDIDPNAVKAAWSNWTENEYPKGFQFSVEESGIDNPKLSNTKYDLAIANITYAVLSQNIRHLAKIEAPRIIFSGIITDKKDQFLGLLQSHLPGKLLYSKEWNEWWVLDWLRN, from the coding sequence TTGGAATATAGAGAACTCAAAGTCAATCTACCGAAAGAACTATCTGACAGTTTTTATGAGCTGTTGGATTCGCTCCAATGCGTAGGTTATTATGAAATTTTGTTTGATGGGGAAGCTCCCAAAGAAAAAGACCAAGGTCTCATTAGGGACAATACAAATATTCGAATCTATTTACAAACAGATGAGATCGATAAAGAATTAAAGATCCTTATCTTTTTAAAGATCCATGCACCAAACAATTCGAATGCTGAATCACGAAATATTGAAACTCGTGATTACGAAGAAGCCTATAAAGAATATTACAAACCATTCCCCATTGGCAAAAAACTTTGGGTGATTCCCACATGGGAAAAAAACGAACCAGAGACCATAAAACTTTGGCAACCAAATGGCGGGATTCCTCTGTTTATCAATCCTGGTGTCGCCTTTGGAACGGGCCATCATGAAACCACCAAACTAATATTAGAGCATTTGGATGAGCTGTATGACCTGGGTGAGTTTCCTTTTTTATCCGCTTGCGATGTAGGAACAGGATCAGGCATTCTTTCGATTGGCCTGGCGAAATTTGGAGTCTCTAAAATTTTTGCTTTGGATATTGATCCCAATGCAGTGAAGGCCGCTTGGTCCAACTGGACTGAAAATGAATACCCTAAGGGCTTTCAATTCAGTGTCGAAGAATCGGGAATTGACAATCCTAAGTTATCCAATACAAAATATGATTTGGCGATTGCCAATATCACATACGCAGTATTATCGCAGAACATCCGTCACCTGGCAAAAATAGAAGCACCTCGTATTATTTTTTCAGGAATCATCACAGACAAAAAGGATCAATTCCTTGGTTTATTACAAAGCCACCTACCAGGAAAACTTCTCTACTCTAAAGAATGGAATGAATGGTGGGTTTTGGACTGGTTACGCAATTAG
- a CDS encoding 7TM diverse intracellular signaling domain-containing protein, which yields MFFRHVKYFFLILLVFLPGILLSESAISLHTQVLGKPIWQEVFVLEDKDQSLSEKSITSGSLDSQFRKIPSPNLGFTKSTFWVRFEVKNPTEDLIRWNLVYDFPLLDEVQIYGNSLPKTLIRNLGDIHPFSERNLDYRNPVFPLETLPGSVSIYYLRIQSESTVPLTLVIWTEREFYDQLNKEQMIFGLFYGILFVMIAYNFFIYIFTYEKSYLFYLFFISSIFFFHLINNGFAFQYLWPNWIFWGNYSLPFFICVSCIAGISFTNNYLSLKKHLPKISKLMWVWAGILFLFSGITFFLHYRIAMIISILLTVPSALIMVFSGTSTYFTNVRTARYYLISWSFFLLGVVLYSLKSLGFLPDNQITRWTIQIGTALQTILLSLGLADRINFLTRSLREHIRELSHAKLKIEESEKRFREIFQGSDEVILMMNENFEIINANRALSKHMGFRLDDLRGKKITEFLYTGRDQSSDYNVMYVNDKLTDLKMTGSIVNFKTEFEQKYVKEPKEMYCRLQYIDFDETREVLVTMSSQNEDTIIQLIESEKIELSMNNYLRNAELVSQKITSQLAKYLSNVEQTEVRSSIREIIINAVEHGNLNISFEEKSKALLEGNYLEFLQKRQEDPRYSQKRVKIEYSFTREYVAYRITDEGRGFDHKKQMEKTIEEMNEAHQQHGRGILMTKSVFNRIEYNDRGNQVSLIKYLNKD from the coding sequence TTGTTTTTCCGGCATGTAAAATATTTTTTTCTTATCCTTCTCGTATTTTTGCCAGGGATTTTGTTATCGGAATCTGCGATTTCCCTTCATACCCAAGTCCTAGGTAAACCTATCTGGCAAGAAGTCTTTGTTTTGGAGGACAAGGACCAATCCCTTTCAGAAAAAAGTATTACTAGTGGGTCCTTAGATTCTCAATTTCGAAAAATCCCTTCCCCCAATTTGGGTTTTACCAAATCTACTTTTTGGGTTCGTTTCGAAGTAAAAAATCCTACCGAAGATTTGATTCGTTGGAATTTGGTGTATGATTTTCCTCTTTTGGATGAGGTTCAAATTTACGGAAACTCTTTACCCAAAACTTTGATTCGCAATCTGGGGGATATCCATCCGTTTTCGGAAAGGAATCTGGATTATCGAAATCCTGTTTTTCCTTTAGAAACCCTTCCAGGATCTGTTTCCATTTATTATTTGCGAATCCAATCCGAGTCTACAGTTCCACTAACTCTTGTCATCTGGACTGAACGAGAGTTTTATGACCAACTAAACAAAGAGCAGATGATTTTTGGATTATTTTACGGAATTTTATTTGTAATGATCGCCTATAACTTTTTCATCTATATCTTTACTTATGAAAAAAGTTATCTTTTTTATCTATTTTTTATCAGTTCCATTTTTTTCTTCCACCTAATTAACAACGGGTTTGCATTTCAATACCTTTGGCCCAATTGGATTTTCTGGGGAAATTATTCGCTTCCATTCTTTATTTGTGTTTCCTGTATTGCAGGAATCTCTTTTACCAACAACTATCTCAGTTTAAAAAAACATTTGCCAAAGATTTCTAAATTGATGTGGGTTTGGGCGGGAATTCTCTTTCTCTTCTCTGGGATTACTTTCTTTTTGCATTATCGAATTGCCATGATCATTTCGATTTTACTTACTGTTCCATCGGCTCTGATTATGGTCTTTAGTGGTACTTCCACATACTTTACCAATGTGAGAACAGCACGTTATTATTTAATTTCGTGGTCTTTTTTTCTTTTGGGTGTAGTTTTGTATTCATTGAAGAGTTTGGGGTTTTTGCCAGACAATCAAATCACTCGTTGGACCATCCAAATTGGTACCGCCTTACAAACCATTTTGTTATCCCTGGGACTTGCAGATCGAATCAACTTCCTAACCCGTAGCCTTCGGGAACATATTAGAGAATTGTCTCATGCCAAATTAAAGATTGAAGAGTCAGAAAAACGTTTTCGAGAAATTTTCCAAGGTTCAGATGAAGTCATTCTTATGATGAACGAAAATTTCGAAATCATCAATGCAAACAGAGCCCTTTCCAAACACATGGGATTTCGGTTGGATGATTTACGTGGAAAAAAAATCACAGAGTTCCTATACACTGGCCGCGATCAAAGTTCTGACTATAATGTCATGTATGTGAATGATAAACTTACCGATCTAAAAATGACAGGTTCTATTGTGAATTTCAAAACGGAATTCGAACAAAAGTATGTAAAGGAACCCAAAGAAATGTATTGTAGACTACAGTACATCGACTTCGATGAAACCAGGGAAGTACTTGTAACCATGTCTTCCCAAAATGAGGATACTATCATCCAACTTATCGAATCAGAAAAAATTGAACTTTCTATGAATAATTATTTGAGAAATGCAGAACTCGTATCTCAGAAAATCACCTCGCAACTTGCAAAGTACCTTTCCAATGTGGAGCAAACGGAAGTTAGATCATCGATCCGTGAAATTATTATCAATGCGGTAGAACATGGAAATTTGAATATCAGCTTTGAAGAGAAGTCCAAGGCTCTTTTAGAAGGCAATTATCTAGAGTTTTTACAAAAACGACAAGAAGATCCAAGATATAGCCAAAAGAGAGTAAAAATTGAATATTCTTTCACAAGAGAGTATGTGGCTTACCGTATCACCGATGAAGGCCGTGGATTCGATCATAAAAAACAGATGGAAAAAACGATCGAGGAAATGAATGAAGCACACCAACAACATGGGCGTGGAATTCTTATGACAAAATCTGTATTCAATCGAATTGAATACAACGATCGCGGCAATCAAGTTAGTTTGATAAAGTATTTAAATAAGGACTAA
- a CDS encoding flavin monoamine oxidase family protein — protein MNRKRFLQKISAVTLGAGLILPKKSFGQTTTTTIAEIKPKFSSGKKAIVLGGGLSGLYSAYLLKQTGYDVTIIERGDKLGGRIATYENPELGILQDLGGEWIGEGQSDIKSLVKQLNLDLVSSNIAERFSLQKSNSDLLKISASSIDTLDKVIDLHKSLGNTQKQGLDKINFSSYARYQGLTEEEIRSMNDLYRVILGADLNQISSESVLDDLSALQSALKPKFQVRGGAERIIKELANSLRNQELILGETVTKVSQQKNQVTVDLSSGRSVKGSLIICSLPAAAVLDIKWTPGLPKDLIYSALRMQTGKISKNLSLVKSKESLSKLFLSTNTAAETLYVSESAIGSTITAVTSISTGDRASLFEKGSDRQKKNLMTASLEEVGDLELIVESPFVFHSFQKTTGRAGFVSLFPPGSFGIKDVWAEPFERVFFAGEHLAFHTGSMDSAVASAIQAVSKT, from the coding sequence ATGAATCGAAAACGTTTCCTACAAAAGATAAGTGCTGTTACCTTAGGCGCAGGGTTGATCCTCCCTAAAAAATCATTCGGACAAACCACAACAACGACGATAGCGGAAATCAAACCGAAGTTTAGCAGTGGCAAAAAAGCCATTGTTCTTGGCGGTGGACTCTCTGGTCTCTACTCTGCCTATCTATTAAAACAAACTGGTTATGATGTCACCATCATTGAACGCGGGGATAAGTTGGGTGGTCGGATTGCCACCTACGAAAACCCCGAACTTGGAATCTTACAAGATTTAGGTGGTGAGTGGATCGGCGAAGGTCAATCAGATATTAAAAGTCTGGTAAAACAATTAAACTTGGATTTGGTATCTTCCAATATTGCCGAACGTTTTTCACTTCAAAAATCTAATAGTGATCTATTAAAAATTTCAGCCTCTTCCATTGACACCTTAGACAAAGTCATCGATCTGCATAAGTCTTTAGGTAATACACAAAAACAAGGTTTAGATAAAATCAACTTTTCATCTTATGCGCGTTACCAAGGTTTAACAGAAGAAGAAATTCGTTCCATGAACGATCTTTATCGAGTGATCCTCGGAGCCGATCTCAATCAAATCTCCAGCGAATCTGTATTAGATGATCTTTCTGCTCTACAATCGGCTCTCAAACCCAAGTTCCAAGTACGTGGAGGGGCGGAACGAATTATTAAAGAACTCGCAAACTCCCTTCGAAACCAGGAATTGATTTTAGGGGAAACTGTCACAAAAGTCTCTCAACAAAAGAACCAAGTCACTGTAGACTTATCTTCAGGAAGATCTGTGAAAGGAAGTTTGATCATTTGTTCCCTTCCTGCTGCGGCAGTTCTGGATATTAAATGGACACCGGGGCTTCCGAAAGATTTGATTTACTCTGCATTACGGATGCAAACAGGAAAAATTTCCAAAAACTTAAGTTTGGTAAAATCAAAAGAGTCATTATCAAAACTCTTTCTTTCGACTAACACAGCCGCAGAAACTTTGTATGTGTCAGAATCTGCCATTGGATCCACTATAACGGCCGTTACTTCTATTTCTACAGGCGATCGAGCTTCTTTATTTGAAAAAGGAAGTGATCGTCAGAAAAAAAATCTAATGACAGCTTCTCTGGAAGAAGTTGGTGATTTAGAATTGATAGTCGAATCCCCATTTGTATTCCATAGTTTCCAAAAAACCACTGGACGCGCAGGATTTGTTTCCTTATTCCCACCTGGAAGTTTTGGAATTAAAGATGTTTGGGCAGAACCTTTTGAAAGAGTATTTTTTGCAGGAGAACATTTGGCTTTCCATACAGGAAGTATGGACTCAGCTGTTGCCTCCGCAATCCAAGCCGTCAGCAAAACGTAA
- a CDS encoding acyltransferase family protein: protein MGRLVYLDNLRSFALLLGIVFHAAIVYATDIKYAIQDEDRSEVLSYFCYWIHSYRMPMFYMISGFFSAMVWEKKGRSFYLEARFKRVLIPTIFGLLFLAPIQYYLTEKIKTPRLEIIPFFDYFFTKDHFQHSHIWFLVDLFCFSILYSLIPKSFFTMKLWDQIPRGFLRYVALVSFCFLFVFLCHTQVSKGESYYGIFKLTFIFQFSFFLSGVFCFHWRSILLPKGHSRYKILAVFVWAVFVYLVFKELEIEDPLWIYFQYVNVWVRALHIFLWVLAPFLWTSFLVSLFQSFGNKDGKLGSYIIEASLPIYLVHHPISLFYAYWVRDMEWGIWLKFISHILLVICVSFILYEFLIRKIKLLRFLFGLKIK, encoded by the coding sequence ATGGGAAGACTCGTTTACCTAGACAATTTAAGATCCTTTGCCCTTTTACTCGGAATTGTATTCCATGCAGCCATTGTTTATGCCACGGATATCAAATACGCCATCCAGGACGAGGATCGTAGTGAGGTTCTTTCTTATTTTTGTTATTGGATCCATAGTTATCGGATGCCCATGTTTTACATGATTTCCGGTTTTTTTTCTGCAATGGTTTGGGAAAAAAAAGGGAGAAGTTTTTATTTGGAAGCAAGGTTTAAACGAGTCCTTATTCCTACAATCTTTGGACTGCTTTTTCTTGCACCCATCCAATACTATCTTACTGAAAAGATCAAAACTCCTCGGTTGGAAATCATTCCCTTTTTCGATTATTTTTTCACCAAGGATCATTTCCAACACTCTCATATTTGGTTTCTTGTAGATTTGTTTTGTTTTAGTATCTTATATAGTTTGATCCCCAAATCTTTTTTTACGATGAAACTTTGGGATCAAATTCCAAGAGGATTCTTGAGGTATGTAGCGCTTGTTAGTTTTTGTTTTCTTTTTGTTTTTCTATGCCATACTCAAGTTTCCAAAGGAGAATCCTATTACGGGATTTTTAAACTTACCTTTATATTCCAATTTTCCTTTTTTCTTTCGGGAGTTTTTTGTTTTCATTGGAGAAGTATTCTTTTACCCAAAGGCCATTCCAGGTATAAAATATTGGCTGTATTTGTTTGGGCTGTGTTCGTTTATTTAGTCTTTAAGGAATTGGAAATTGAAGATCCACTTTGGATTTACTTTCAGTATGTGAATGTTTGGGTGAGGGCTCTACATATATTTTTATGGGTTCTTGCCCCGTTTTTATGGACAAGTTTCCTTGTTTCGCTATTTCAATCGTTTGGAAACAAAGATGGAAAGTTGGGGTCCTATATAATTGAAGCTAGTCTTCCTATCTACTTGGTCCACCATCCTATATCATTGTTTTATGCTTATTGGGTGAGGGATATGGAGTGGGGGATATGGTTAAAATTTATTTCCCATATCCTTCTTGTAATCTGTGTCAGTTTTATCTTGTATGAATTTTTAATCCGAAAGATAAAACTTCTTCGGTTTCTCTTCGGATTAAAAATTAAATAG
- a CDS encoding HNH endonuclease — translation MTDTPSDSFFSDVSDEEIARERRKAKELKNSAWWKNKRSSGICHYCGKKFKVEEITMDHLIPLIRGGKSVKGNLVPACKECNFKKKHSLPFEKEFFS, via the coding sequence ATGACGGATACACCTTCCGATTCGTTTTTTTCCGATGTTAGCGATGAAGAAATTGCTCGGGAAAGAAGGAAAGCCAAAGAACTAAAAAACAGCGCCTGGTGGAAAAACAAACGTTCTTCTGGAATCTGCCATTATTGTGGGAAAAAATTCAAAGTAGAAGAAATCACAATGGACCACCTAATTCCCCTTATTCGAGGTGGAAAGTCTGTGAAAGGTAATTTAGTTCCCGCTTGTAAAGAGTGTAATTTTAAGAAAAAACATAGTCTTCCTTTTGAGAAGGAGTTCTTTTCCTAA
- a CDS encoding DUF1292 domain-containing protein — MDMKDLGFQGDDFLPSRATEEIDLVDEKGNSYQWEVFYSFSQMGNDYLVFLPATEQEFQFVNVEIDDPDSDVPGYIVMRIGQDESGEEILEEILDEDELEEIREYVEDEIGLLGQFLNREE, encoded by the coding sequence ATGGACATGAAAGATTTGGGATTCCAAGGGGATGACTTTCTTCCCAGTCGGGCCACCGAAGAAATCGATCTCGTAGACGAGAAGGGAAACAGTTACCAATGGGAAGTGTTTTACTCCTTTTCACAAATGGGAAATGACTACCTTGTTTTCCTACCCGCCACAGAACAAGAGTTCCAGTTTGTCAATGTAGAGATAGATGATCCAGATTCCGATGTTCCCGGATACATTGTGATGCGAATTGGTCAAGACGAGTCTGGGGAAGAAATCTTAGAAGAGATCTTAGATGAGGATGAACTAGAAGAAATTCGCGAATATGTAGAGGATGAAATTGGTCTTTTGGGACAATTTCTTAACCGGGAGGAATGA
- a CDS encoding MaoC family dehydratase, translated as MYQKGKSFLEIQIGDSASFTKTITETDVYLFAGISGDFNPLHVDEEYAKTTSFGTRIAHGGLAASLLAPVLGMKLPGLGTVALETTTKFRKPVYFGDTITCLVEVVEKVERLKAVKMKIVWTNQKSEVVSKGETLVIPPG; from the coding sequence ATGTATCAAAAGGGTAAAAGTTTTTTAGAAATCCAAATTGGAGATTCCGCATCCTTTACAAAAACAATCACTGAAACTGATGTGTATTTGTTTGCTGGTATCAGTGGTGATTTTAATCCTCTGCATGTAGATGAAGAATATGCAAAAACTACAAGTTTTGGAACAAGGATTGCACATGGGGGGCTTGCCGCATCACTGCTCGCACCCGTTCTTGGAATGAAGTTACCTGGTCTTGGGACTGTTGCTTTAGAAACCACAACCAAATTTAGAAAACCTGTTTATTTTGGAGATACAATCACTTGTTTGGTGGAGGTTGTGGAAAAAGTGGAACGGCTTAAGGCTGTAAAAATGAAAATTGTTTGGACCAATCAGAAATCGGAAGTGGTAAGTAAAGGGGAAACTCTTGTCATTCCTCCCGGTTAA
- a CDS encoding sensor histidine kinase has translation MKAAGRIAFFYLLFGYVWIYFSDYTISLIFQSPEDIREIQSLKGWGFVTVSAVIIFVLLVRELQRQKRVLFEKIESDQLFQVILERIEDAVIVFNLDTWKIDFLSEQVSRLFDIPTKDIHTHPELLIERVHESDRERMTNIWMNQLRENHTGLLYRIRRLDGKIKWALEHRLFIPTKEGSANKAVAVITDMTSYMENQSKLEQSLRENETLLTEVHHRVKNNLAVVISFLQLQVYSSPPETADILEQSIVRIKAIALVHEKLYSSKNLSGLSSVDYITSLVENIKLMYMRTDILIELDIQQLEFNIVDAIPMGLMITEMLTNSFRHAFVGGKTDALIKIDFIVTDKFNYELKYRDNGVGFPPELNYRKAESIGLSVIFSLCSQMNGREVECSSSPNEGVFYHFAFSPKKVIPKDDLNVSKG, from the coding sequence ATGAAAGCGGCTGGCCGAATAGCATTTTTCTATTTGTTATTCGGCTATGTCTGGATATATTTTTCAGATTATACAATCTCTCTTATTTTCCAATCACCCGAGGATATCCGTGAAATTCAAAGTCTTAAAGGATGGGGATTTGTAACTGTATCTGCAGTGATTATTTTTGTTCTTTTGGTTCGAGAATTACAAAGACAAAAACGTGTGTTATTTGAAAAAATCGAGTCTGACCAACTTTTCCAAGTCATTTTGGAACGAATTGAAGACGCTGTCATCGTATTCAATTTAGATACTTGGAAAATTGATTTTTTAAGTGAACAAGTCTCCAGGCTTTTTGATATTCCAACAAAGGATATTCACACACATCCTGAACTTTTAATCGAACGTGTCCACGAATCCGATAGAGAACGAATGACCAATATCTGGATGAACCAACTGCGAGAAAACCACACAGGTCTTTTGTATCGAATCCGTAGGTTGGATGGTAAAATTAAATGGGCTTTGGAACATCGACTCTTCATTCCAACCAAAGAGGGAAGTGCCAATAAGGCAGTGGCAGTCATAACGGATATGACTAGTTATATGGAAAACCAATCCAAACTCGAACAATCTTTGCGAGAAAACGAAACCTTACTCACAGAAGTTCACCACCGTGTGAAAAATAACTTGGCCGTTGTTATTTCTTTTTTACAACTTCAAGTTTATTCTTCTCCCCCAGAAACGGCTGATATTTTAGAACAGAGTATTGTTCGTATCAAAGCGATTGCACTCGTTCACGAAAAACTATATAGTAGCAAAAACTTATCAGGCCTAAGCTCTGTAGACTATATCACAAGTCTTGTGGAAAACATAAAACTTATGTATATGAGGACAGATATCCTCATTGAATTGGATATTCAACAATTAGAATTTAACATCGTGGATGCGATTCCGATGGGGCTTATGATCACGGAAATGTTAACTAATAGTTTTCGACATGCTTTTGTTGGTGGTAAAACAGATGCTTTGATTAAAATAGATTTTATAGTTACTGATAAATTCAATTACGAATTAAAATACAGGGACAATGGTGTTGGTTTTCCACCGGAACTGAATTATCGAAAGGCAGAATCCATCGGATTATCCGTTATATTTTCCCTATGCAGTCAGATGAACGGTCGTGAGGTGGAGTGTTCATCCTCGCCCAACGAAGGTGTGTTCTATCATTTTGCCTTCTCACCCAAAAAAGTAATTCCTAAGGACGATTTGAATGTATCAAAAGGGTAA